A stretch of Brevundimonas naejangsanensis DNA encodes these proteins:
- a CDS encoding TonB-dependent receptor domain-containing protein, giving the protein MRTRKDYLLGTTMAAGAAALSMTMLVPGAALAQSATNTGQEATQVDEIVVVGSRIRRDNYNAPSPTQVVTREEATLQGFASTTEALQSTAVTGGTAQINNSYGGYVTNGGPGANTIGLRGMGPSRTLVLLNGRRVSPAGSRGSVGSADLNVLPTAMIDRVEVLRDGASSVYGSDAVAGVVNIQTRKNFEGLTLEAQSNLPLEANGNGGSTRLSLTTGARGDRWRAAGSAEFYERDELTLRDREFTRCQTDGRRPTAAGVSRDFIDPLTGQSKCYPITSTGSNGTTINTIGVGVDGGLNAKGDRVFNGVAGTPAAGAPNVLFNRFRPNSGVTGAMAGFEGVGGTGVNVNVRDTFDDRMLNRSLISPVEIATLYAEGGYQLNALGNAEVYGEFLVNQRKSSQTSFRQLALDYAKDSPLIPSSLAFSTFSGDQGLNKGADIGVRAFIGFGNDTATQEQVFNRNVVGIKGDFFVPEWRYDLSAGYSRSRSEYVNNQFLTNRLIESLDVVSNGAGGFQCRELASNPGCVAAPALSSQVIGGVLPKSWVDYVFRPVKGITEYKEAIVSAGIDGPLFDLPAGKVMGFFGAEWRKSEIDDTPGLDSQNGNTYNFSTSAITRGSDSVWEVFGEVEAPLLRDAPFARELSLNASFRYTDYDSYGDDTTYKVGLVYQPIDMLTFRATYGTSYRAPALFEQFVGATSGFLAAGNDPCSEFDADGASPNLIANCAVEGLDHTFQQKSSVAVITKGGAEAGLSAETSTNLTVGLVLRPTLPEGWGDFAFAVDYYEIEVKNGVAQYGAGNILERCYDSNAADFAADVGFCSLVSRDAGDKRLTVQNGYVNLATDIVKGLDYTARYRKDVGPGSVLANLAVTQYTQVASKLFSEDPLVEYKSRLNNPEFTATADLSYAWDKWRVRYGVEWIQGTSDYAYRRQNPATSQYDLETDDYYLHNTSVQYTGEGWTVTAGVRNLLNDNPPTISSGYNNRVGNAPLYSGYDYLGRTAFVNLTKSF; this is encoded by the coding sequence ATGCGCACTCGTAAAGACTACCTGCTGGGCACGACGATGGCGGCTGGAGCCGCCGCATTGTCGATGACCATGCTTGTTCCGGGGGCAGCGCTTGCTCAAAGCGCTACGAATACTGGCCAGGAAGCGACCCAGGTCGACGAGATCGTCGTCGTCGGTTCGCGCATCCGTCGCGACAACTATAACGCGCCGTCGCCGACCCAGGTCGTGACGCGCGAAGAAGCGACCCTGCAGGGCTTCGCCTCGACCACGGAAGCGCTGCAGAGCACGGCCGTCACGGGCGGCACCGCGCAGATCAACAACTCCTACGGCGGCTACGTCACCAACGGCGGCCCCGGCGCCAACACCATCGGCCTGCGCGGCATGGGCCCGAGCCGCACCCTGGTGCTGCTGAACGGCCGTCGCGTCTCGCCGGCCGGTTCGCGCGGCTCGGTCGGCTCGGCCGACCTGAACGTGCTGCCGACCGCCATGATCGACCGCGTCGAGGTCCTGCGCGACGGCGCCTCGTCGGTGTACGGCTCGGACGCCGTGGCCGGCGTGGTCAACATCCAGACCCGCAAGAATTTCGAGGGCCTGACCCTCGAGGCGCAAAGCAACCTGCCGCTGGAAGCCAACGGCAACGGCGGTTCGACCCGCCTGTCGCTGACGACCGGCGCCCGCGGCGACCGCTGGCGCGCCGCCGGCTCGGCCGAGTTCTATGAGCGCGACGAACTGACCCTGCGCGACCGTGAGTTCACGCGTTGCCAGACCGACGGCCGTCGTCCGACCGCCGCCGGCGTGAGCCGCGACTTCATCGACCCGCTGACCGGCCAGTCGAAGTGCTATCCGATCACCTCGACCGGCTCGAACGGCACGACGATCAACACGATCGGCGTCGGCGTCGACGGCGGCCTGAACGCCAAGGGCGACCGCGTGTTCAACGGCGTGGCGGGCACCCCGGCCGCGGGCGCGCCGAACGTCCTGTTCAACCGCTTCCGTCCGAACTCGGGCGTCACCGGCGCGATGGCCGGCTTTGAAGGCGTCGGCGGCACGGGCGTGAACGTCAACGTGCGCGACACCTTCGACGACCGCATGCTGAACCGCTCGCTGATCTCGCCGGTCGAGATCGCGACCCTGTACGCCGAAGGCGGCTATCAGCTGAACGCCCTGGGCAACGCCGAAGTCTATGGCGAATTCCTGGTTAACCAGCGCAAGTCGTCGCAGACGAGCTTCCGCCAGCTGGCCCTGGACTACGCCAAGGACAGCCCGCTGATCCCGTCCAGCCTGGCCTTCAGCACCTTCTCGGGCGACCAGGGCCTGAACAAGGGCGCCGACATCGGCGTGCGCGCCTTCATCGGCTTCGGCAACGACACCGCCACCCAGGAGCAGGTCTTCAACCGCAACGTCGTGGGCATCAAGGGCGACTTCTTCGTCCCCGAATGGCGCTATGACCTGTCGGCCGGCTATTCGCGCTCGCGCTCGGAATACGTCAACAACCAGTTCCTGACCAACCGCCTGATCGAGTCCCTCGACGTCGTCTCGAACGGCGCCGGCGGCTTCCAATGCCGTGAACTGGCCTCGAACCCGGGCTGCGTCGCGGCTCCGGCCCTGAGCTCCCAGGTCATCGGCGGCGTGCTGCCCAAGAGCTGGGTCGACTACGTCTTCCGTCCGGTCAAGGGCATCACCGAGTACAAGGAAGCCATCGTCAGCGCCGGCATCGACGGCCCGCTGTTCGACCTGCCGGCCGGCAAGGTGATGGGCTTCTTCGGCGCGGAATGGCGCAAGTCGGAAATCGACGACACGCCGGGCCTGGATAGCCAGAACGGCAACACCTACAACTTCTCGACCTCGGCCATCACCCGCGGGTCGGACTCGGTGTGGGAAGTCTTCGGCGAAGTCGAAGCGCCGCTGCTGCGCGACGCCCCGTTCGCTCGCGAACTGAGCCTGAACGCGTCGTTCCGCTACACGGACTACGACTCCTACGGCGACGACACGACCTACAAGGTGGGTCTGGTCTATCAGCCGATCGACATGCTGACGTTCCGGGCCACCTACGGCACCTCCTACCGCGCCCCGGCGCTGTTCGAGCAGTTCGTGGGCGCGACCTCGGGCTTCCTGGCGGCCGGCAACGACCCCTGCAGCGAGTTCGATGCCGACGGCGCCTCGCCGAACCTGATCGCCAACTGCGCGGTCGAGGGCCTGGACCACACGTTCCAGCAGAAGTCGAGCGTCGCGGTCATCACCAAGGGCGGCGCGGAAGCCGGTCTCTCGGCTGAAACCTCGACCAACCTGACGGTCGGCCTGGTCCTGCGTCCGACCCTGCCCGAGGGCTGGGGCGACTTCGCCTTCGCCGTCGACTACTACGAGATCGAGGTGAAGAACGGCGTGGCCCAGTACGGCGCCGGCAACATCCTCGAGCGCTGCTACGACTCGAACGCCGCCGACTTCGCGGCCGACGTGGGCTTCTGCTCGCTGGTGTCGCGCGACGCCGGCGACAAGCGCCTGACGGTGCAGAACGGCTACGTCAACCTGGCCACGGACATCGTCAAGGGCCTGGACTACACCGCTCGCTACCGCAAGGACGTGGGCCCGGGCTCGGTGCTCGCCAACCTGGCGGTCACCCAGTACACCCAGGTCGCCAGCAAGCTGTTCAGCGAAGATCCGCTGGTCGAGTACAAGTCGCGTCTGAACAACCCGGAGTTCACCGCCACGGCCGACCTGTCCTACGCTTGGGACAAGTGGCGCGTGCGTTACGGCGTCGAGTGGATCCAGGGCACGTCTGACTACGCCTATCGTCGTCAGAACCCGGCCACCAGCCAGTACGACCTCGAGACCGACGACTACTACCTGCACAACACCTCGGTGCAGTACACGGGTGAAGGCTGGACGGTCACGGCCGGCGTTCGCAACCTGCTGAACGACAACCCGCCGACGATCTCGTCGGGCTACAACAACCGGGTCGGCAACGCCCCGCTGTACTCGGGTTACGACTACCTGGGCCGGACGGCCTTCGTGAACCTCACGAAGTCCTTCTAA